Proteins from a single region of Streptomyces sp. Tu 3180:
- a CDS encoding DUF2293 domain-containing protein, with product MASRTTSLWGFGLVVHQPLRRRHCAGCRRGPLPLLVLENGAPRCLDCADLGHLVLVPRGDTALTRRAREESTLSAVVVRFDRRRGRYERQGVLVEEAALARAERRCLADAEARRRRRARDARRRAAEDARLTEAFAAEIRRLFPGCPAERARDVAAHTSVRGSGRVGRSAAGRALSEGAVISAVAASVRHLDTPYNRLLMSGVPRHEARRRIAPAVETVLAGWSGAGQDSAG from the coding sequence ATGGCATCCCGCACAACTTCCCTCTGGGGCTTCGGACTTGTCGTCCACCAGCCGCTCAGGAGGCGCCACTGCGCCGGCTGCCGCCGTGGTCCCCTCCCCCTGCTCGTGCTGGAGAACGGCGCGCCGCGCTGTCTCGACTGCGCCGACCTGGGCCATCTCGTCCTCGTGCCGCGCGGCGACACGGCGCTCACCCGCAGGGCGCGGGAGGAGAGCACGCTGTCCGCGGTGGTCGTGCGGTTCGACCGGCGCAGGGGCCGGTACGAGCGGCAGGGCGTCCTGGTGGAGGAGGCGGCGCTGGCCCGGGCCGAGCGGCGCTGTCTCGCGGACGCCGAGGCACGCCGACGGCGCCGGGCACGGGACGCACGGCGGCGGGCGGCCGAGGACGCGCGGTTGACGGAGGCCTTCGCGGCGGAGATACGGAGGCTGTTCCCCGGGTGTCCCGCCGAGCGGGCCCGGGACGTGGCCGCGCACACCTCGGTCCGGGGCAGCGGGCGGGTGGGCCGGAGCGCGGCGGGCCGGGCGTTGTCCGAGGGAGCGGTGATCTCGGCGGTCGCGGCGTCCGTACGGCATCTGGACACGCCGTACAACCGTCTGCTGATGAGCGGGGTGCCCCGGCACGAGGCGCGGCGGCGGATCGCCCCGGCCGTGGAGACGGTGCTGGCGGGGTGGTCGGGGGCCGGGCAGGACTCCGCCGGGTGA
- a CDS encoding VOC family protein, translating to MTDHTTRLDHIVLWVRDPVAAAGFYERAVGLEPVRLADFSAGEAPFPSVRVNEETILDLMPLAKAERMTMLPGAAESSGHPVNHVCLSLPADGFDALRGRLQEQSVPVTDLAHDSFGARGPAKRSFYFRDPDGNILEARHYD from the coding sequence ATGACGGATCACACGACGCGTCTCGACCACATCGTCCTCTGGGTGCGCGACCCGGTCGCCGCCGCCGGCTTCTACGAGAGGGCGGTGGGCCTCGAGCCCGTCAGGCTCGCCGACTTCTCCGCCGGCGAGGCACCCTTCCCCTCGGTGCGCGTCAACGAGGAGACCATCCTCGACCTCATGCCGCTGGCCAAGGCCGAACGCATGACGATGCTCCCCGGCGCCGCCGAGAGCTCCGGCCACCCCGTCAACCACGTCTGCCTGTCCCTGCCGGCCGACGGCTTCGACGCCCTCCGCGGCCGCCTCCAGGAGCAGTCCGTACCGGTGACGGACCTCGCGCACGACTCCTTCGGGGCGCGCGGCCCGGCCAAGCGAAGCTTCTACTTCCGCGACCCGGACGGCAACATCCTCGAAGCGCGCCACTACGACTGA
- a CDS encoding anthrone oxygenase family protein, whose amino-acid sequence MTDGPYFVLTVLGVLGTGLVAGVFCGFSAFVMRGLAALPPARGVAAMQAVNVAAVRPAFMVLFLGSAVLCAVLTVVTFVRWPQEGAVESLVGGALYLIGSFGLTAVANVPRNDALAGLDPEGAEASAYWPAYVREWTRWNHLRTLASAGASVAYLLALT is encoded by the coding sequence ATGACCGACGGGCCGTACTTCGTGCTGACGGTGCTGGGCGTGCTCGGGACCGGGCTGGTGGCCGGGGTCTTCTGCGGCTTCTCGGCCTTCGTGATGAGGGGGCTCGCGGCCCTGCCGCCCGCGCGGGGCGTGGCCGCGATGCAGGCGGTCAACGTGGCGGCGGTGCGGCCGGCCTTCATGGTGCTGTTCCTCGGTTCGGCGGTGCTGTGCGCGGTGCTCACCGTGGTGACGTTCGTGCGGTGGCCGCAGGAGGGGGCGGTCGAGTCGCTGGTGGGCGGCGCGCTGTACCTGATCGGATCCTTCGGGCTCACCGCGGTCGCGAACGTGCCGCGCAACGACGCGCTGGCCGGGCTCGACCCGGAAGGCGCGGAGGCGTCCGCGTACTGGCCGGCCTATGTGCGCGAGTGGACGAGGTGGAACCACCTCCGCACCCTCGCCTCGGCCGGGGCGTCGGTGGCGTACCTCCTGGCGCTCACCTGA
- a CDS encoding sugar kinase encodes MRDGALLVVGDVITDVVARHRGPLAPGTDTAAAIRTLPGGAGANVACWAARRGGEVRLLGRVGSDSAAWHERELAARGVRPLLVVDEQAPTGTVVCLVDEDAAGERTFLTDSGASLRLEPGDWSDALLDGVARLHLSGYLLFTEPSRALVAVALEAARARGVPVSLDPASAGFLRRLGADRFLALIGGVDVLLPSRDEACLLTGVSDAAEAAARLSRHVPLVVAKQGARGALLARSGEVCARVPAVPAAPRDTTGAGDAFTGAFLAALLAGADPEQAAREGCGAGARAVERTGAVRPRSADARGAAAGGRPVGTGRPHPVPAGRGRPEGDGREWAGKRREGACRKG; translated from the coding sequence GTGCGGGACGGGGCGCTGCTGGTCGTCGGTGACGTGATCACGGACGTGGTCGCCCGGCACCGGGGACCGCTCGCCCCGGGGACGGACACGGCGGCGGCGATCCGGACGCTGCCCGGCGGCGCGGGCGCCAACGTGGCCTGCTGGGCGGCGCGTCGGGGCGGCGAGGTGCGGCTCCTGGGCCGGGTGGGGTCGGACTCTGCGGCCTGGCACGAGCGGGAGCTGGCCGCCCGGGGGGTGCGTCCCCTGCTCGTCGTCGACGAGCAGGCGCCGACGGGGACGGTGGTCTGCCTCGTCGACGAGGACGCGGCCGGGGAGCGGACCTTCCTCACCGACAGCGGCGCGTCGCTGCGGCTGGAGCCCGGTGACTGGTCGGACGCGTTGCTGGACGGAGTGGCGCGGCTGCACCTGTCGGGCTACCTCCTGTTCACCGAACCGAGCCGCGCCCTCGTCGCGGTGGCCCTGGAGGCGGCACGCGCGCGCGGGGTGCCGGTGAGTCTGGATCCGGCGTCGGCCGGGTTCCTCCGGCGGTTGGGCGCCGACCGGTTCCTGGCGCTGATCGGGGGCGTGGACGTCCTGCTGCCCAGCCGTGACGAGGCGTGCCTGCTCACGGGGGTGTCCGACGCGGCGGAGGCGGCGGCGCGGTTGAGCCGGCACGTCCCGCTGGTGGTGGCCAAGCAGGGGGCGCGGGGCGCCCTGCTCGCGCGGTCCGGCGAGGTGTGCGCACGCGTCCCCGCCGTGCCGGCGGCTCCCCGGGACACCACGGGCGCCGGCGACGCCTTCACGGGCGCGTTCCTCGCGGCCCTGCTCGCGGGCGCCGACCCGGAGCAGGCGGCGCGGGAGGGGTGCGGGGCGGGCGCCCGGGCGGTGGAACGGACGGGGGCCGTCCGCCCGCGCTCGGCTGACGCACGAGGCGCGGCGGCCGGGGGACGGCCGGTGGGCACGGGCCGGCCGCACCCGGTCCCGGCGGGGAGGGGACGGCCGGAAGGAGACGGGAGGGAATGGGCCGGGAAGAGGCGGGAAGGGGCGTGCCGGAAGGGGTGA
- a CDS encoding uridine kinase, protein MGRVRLEAITWDRLGDLLAERLLELKTADGGPWPRLAVDGAPAARPGDLAERIAGALRIRGRPSLVVGAGGFLRPASVRLEYGHRDVESYYGGWYDTGALWREVFGPLEPGGSGRVLPDLWDPVTDRATRSPYVRLPPGGVLVMHGPLLLRHWFPFDLTVHVLLSPGALRRRTPEAEHWTLPAFERYERETDPAATADVLVRADDPRHPAWRG, encoded by the coding sequence ATGGGCCGTGTGCGACTGGAAGCGATCACCTGGGACCGGCTCGGCGACCTCCTCGCCGAGCGCCTGCTGGAGCTGAAGACGGCCGACGGCGGTCCCTGGCCGCGGCTCGCCGTCGACGGCGCCCCCGCCGCCCGCCCGGGAGACCTCGCCGAGCGGATCGCCGGGGCGCTGCGGATACGCGGCCGTCCCTCCCTGGTCGTGGGCGCCGGGGGCTTTCTGCGCCCCGCCTCCGTCCGCCTCGAGTACGGCCACCGGGACGTGGAGTCCTACTACGGCGGCTGGTACGACACCGGCGCCCTGTGGCGCGAGGTGTTCGGTCCCCTCGAACCCGGCGGGAGCGGACGGGTCCTGCCCGATCTGTGGGACCCCGTCACCGACCGCGCCACCCGCAGCCCCTACGTCCGGCTCCCGCCCGGCGGCGTGCTGGTGATGCACGGTCCGCTCCTCCTGCGCCACTGGTTCCCCTTCGACCTGACCGTCCACGTCCTCCTCTCCCCGGGCGCCCTGCGCCGCCGCACCCCCGAGGCCGAGCACTGGACCCTCCCCGCCTTCGAACGCTACGAGCGGGAGACGGATCCGGCCGCAACGGCGGACGTGCTGGTACGGGCCGACGACCCCCGGCATCCGGCATGGCGCGGCTGA
- a CDS encoding CBS domain-containing protein, with the protein MTTAGDIMHRGAQWIPAHETLDRAAQLMRELNVGALPISDENERLCGILTDRDIVVGCVAVGHDPARVTAGDMAKGTPRWIEADADVGEVLREMQTHRIRRLPVIEDKRLVGMISEADLARHLSQDQIATWAGSVYARTTEG; encoded by the coding sequence ATGACCACCGCCGGAGACATCATGCACCGCGGCGCCCAGTGGATCCCCGCCCACGAAACCCTCGACCGCGCCGCCCAGCTGATGCGCGAGCTGAACGTCGGCGCCCTGCCCATCAGCGACGAGAACGAGCGGCTGTGCGGCATTCTCACCGACCGGGACATCGTCGTCGGCTGCGTCGCCGTGGGACATGATCCCGCCCGGGTCACCGCCGGTGACATGGCCAAGGGGACACCGCGCTGGATCGAGGCGGACGCCGACGTCGGCGAGGTCCTCCGGGAGATGCAGACGCACCGGATCCGCCGGCTCCCCGTCATCGAGGACAAGCGCCTCGTCGGCATGATCAGCGAGGCCGACCTCGCCCGGCACCTGTCGCAGGACCAGATCGCCACCTGGGCCGGGAGCGTCTACGCCAGGACCACCGAGGGCTGA
- a CDS encoding magnesium and cobalt transport protein CorA → MSMAGNLRKVTGLGRVGGLRGMARFARRRPRVDLSHPARSPLGSSVVNCVTYRDGRRTSARGDLVDAVKRVRESGDGFLWLGLHEPTNQEFAGIAELFDLHPLAVEDAVEAHQRPKLERYGETLFAVLKTVCYVEHDELTATSEVVDTGEIMVFVGEDFVITVRHGRHGSLGPLREELESDPEQLVKGPSTVLHAIADHVVDDYLTVIDSVQEDMDQVETDVFAEHGARVDPGRIYQLKRELLELKRAVVPLGRPLEELATRPIRVVAPEIQAYFRDVSDHLQRAKEQIAAFDELLNSILQAHLAQVTVAQNEDMRKITAWAAIVAVPTMVCGMYGMNFDHMPELHWRYGYGMVIGVISVACLLLHRAFRRSGWL, encoded by the coding sequence ATGTCCATGGCAGGAAACCTGCGGAAGGTCACCGGTCTCGGCAGGGTCGGCGGCCTGCGCGGGATGGCCCGGTTCGCCCGGCGGCGCCCCCGCGTGGATCTGAGTCACCCGGCCCGGTCCCCGCTGGGCTCCTCGGTGGTCAACTGCGTGACGTACCGGGACGGTCGCCGCACGTCCGCGCGCGGGGACCTGGTGGACGCCGTGAAGCGGGTGCGCGAGAGCGGCGACGGTTTCCTCTGGCTGGGCCTGCACGAGCCGACAAACCAGGAGTTCGCGGGCATCGCCGAGCTGTTCGACCTGCATCCGCTGGCGGTCGAGGACGCGGTCGAGGCCCACCAGCGCCCCAAGCTGGAGCGGTACGGCGAGACCTTGTTCGCGGTGCTCAAGACGGTCTGCTACGTCGAGCACGACGAACTCACCGCCACCAGCGAGGTGGTGGACACCGGCGAGATCATGGTGTTCGTCGGGGAGGACTTCGTGATCACCGTCCGGCACGGGCGGCACGGGTCGCTGGGACCGCTGCGCGAGGAGCTGGAGTCCGACCCCGAACAGCTCGTCAAGGGGCCGTCCACGGTGCTGCACGCGATCGCGGACCACGTGGTCGACGACTACCTGACCGTCATCGACTCGGTGCAGGAGGACATGGACCAGGTCGAGACGGACGTGTTCGCGGAGCACGGCGCGCGGGTCGATCCGGGCCGCATCTACCAGCTCAAGCGCGAACTCCTCGAACTGAAGCGGGCCGTGGTGCCGCTCGGCCGGCCCCTGGAGGAGCTCGCCACGCGGCCGATCCGGGTGGTCGCCCCGGAGATACAGGCGTACTTCCGCGACGTCTCCGACCACCTGCAGCGGGCGAAGGAGCAGATCGCGGCCTTCGACGAACTGCTCAACTCCATCCTCCAGGCGCATCTCGCCCAGGTGACCGTCGCGCAGAACGAGGACATGCGCAAGATCACCGCGTGGGCGGCGATCGTCGCGGTGCCGACGATGGTCTGCGGGATGTACGGCATGAACTTCGACCACATGCCGGAGCTGCACTGGCGGTACGGGTACGGCATGGTGATCGGCGTGATATCCGTGGCGTGTCTGCTGCTGCACCGGGCGTTCCGGCGCAGCGGCTGGCTCTGA
- a CDS encoding methylated-DNA--[protein]-cysteine S-methyltransferase, translating to MDSHGRYEQRVVWAVVGTGIGPLLLAATRAGLVSVVFHATDAVRDSALERLASRLGTEPVEEPGSPLLAEAVRQVEAYFAGERQAFDLPLDWSLVSGFPREVLRELARGVPFGTVVGYGDLAGRVGQPGAAQAVGMAMGANPLPVVVPCHRVVESGGGIGGFGGGLETKRRLLALEGVLPEPLF from the coding sequence ATGGACAGCCATGGGCGGTACGAGCAGCGGGTCGTGTGGGCCGTCGTCGGCACCGGCATCGGCCCGCTGCTGCTGGCCGCGACCCGTGCGGGCCTGGTCAGCGTCGTGTTCCACGCCACGGACGCGGTGCGCGACAGCGCGCTGGAGCGGCTGGCGTCCCGGCTCGGCACCGAGCCCGTCGAGGAGCCCGGATCCCCTCTGCTGGCCGAGGCGGTACGCCAGGTCGAGGCGTACTTCGCGGGTGAGCGGCAGGCTTTCGACCTGCCGCTGGACTGGTCGCTGGTCTCCGGCTTCCCCCGCGAGGTCCTGCGGGAGCTGGCGCGCGGCGTGCCGTTCGGCACGGTCGTCGGGTACGGCGACCTGGCGGGACGGGTCGGACAGCCGGGCGCCGCCCAGGCCGTGGGCATGGCGATGGGCGCCAACCCGCTGCCGGTGGTCGTGCCCTGTCACCGGGTCGTGGAGAGCGGCGGCGGCATCGGCGGGTTCGGGGGCGGGCTGGAGACCAAACGCCGGCTGCTGGCCCTGGAGGGCGTGCTGCCCGAGCCGCTGTTCTGA
- a CDS encoding pseudouridine-5'-phosphate glycosidase, whose amino-acid sequence MVLMVSEEVRGAIAAGRPVVALESTIIAHGLPRPHNLRVALELEAAVRREGAVPATVAVLDGRPRVGLDERQLERIAGGDGIRKLGHRDLPLAVAGGASGATTVSGTALLASLAGVRVFATGGLGGVHREWTVTQDESADLGLLARTRITVVCAGVKSVLDVPATLQRLETLGVAVAGYGTDRFPGFYLSDSGHPVDWRLDTPEQVADVMRAQDALGGPGSALVVANPVPEDEQLDPELHARVLDEALRACEAEGVTGQAVTPFLLDHLVRRTDGASLAANLAAVRGNVRLAARVAAAWAAGE is encoded by the coding sequence GTGGTGCTCATGGTGTCCGAAGAGGTGCGCGGGGCGATCGCCGCGGGCCGGCCGGTGGTGGCCCTGGAATCCACGATCATCGCGCACGGACTGCCCCGGCCGCACAACCTCCGGGTGGCGCTGGAGCTGGAGGCGGCCGTGCGGCGGGAGGGCGCGGTGCCGGCGACGGTCGCCGTGCTGGACGGGCGGCCCCGGGTCGGCCTGGACGAGCGGCAGCTGGAGCGGATCGCGGGCGGGGACGGCATCCGCAAGCTGGGCCACCGCGACCTGCCGCTCGCGGTGGCCGGCGGGGCGAGCGGGGCGACCACGGTGTCGGGCACCGCCCTGCTCGCGTCGCTGGCGGGCGTACGGGTGTTCGCGACCGGGGGGCTCGGCGGGGTGCACCGGGAGTGGACGGTGACCCAGGACGAGTCGGCCGACCTGGGCCTGCTGGCGCGTACGCGGATCACCGTGGTGTGCGCGGGGGTGAAGTCGGTCCTGGACGTACCGGCGACGCTGCAGCGGCTGGAGACCCTGGGCGTCGCGGTCGCCGGGTACGGCACGGACCGCTTCCCGGGCTTCTACCTCTCCGACTCGGGACATCCCGTGGACTGGCGGCTGGACACCCCGGAGCAGGTGGCGGACGTGATGCGGGCGCAGGACGCGCTGGGCGGGCCCGGGTCGGCGCTGGTCGTGGCCAACCCCGTCCCCGAGGACGAGCAGCTGGATCCCGAGCTGCACGCGCGCGTGCTCGACGAGGCGCTGCGCGCGTGCGAGGCGGAGGGGGTCACCGGCCAGGCGGTCACTCCGTTCCTGCTGGACCACCTGGTCCGCCGCACCGACGGCGCCTCCCTCGCCGCCAACCTGGCCGCGGTCCGGGGCAACGTGCGCCTGGCGGCACGCGTCGCGGCGGCGTGGGCCGCCGGGGAGTGA